In the genome of Arachis stenosperma cultivar V10309 chromosome 2, arast.V10309.gnm1.PFL2, whole genome shotgun sequence, the window TGTCTTATACCCAGACCGgtgaggaattccgtgaacttCTTGTCGGTGAACTGCGTGCCGTTGTCCGATATGATGACTTCTGGAATCCCGAATCGCgttatcacctgcctccacatgaatttcTTGCAATTGGATGAGGATATGCTGGCCAGCGGctcggcttctatccatttggtgtagtaatCAATGGTGGCTATGAGATACTTGACTTGCCCAGGACCGACTGGGAAGGGTCCCAAGAGGTCGACTCCCCACTGCGAGAATGGCCGAGAGAACGTTAACAGGCTTAACTCGGAGGCCGGTGCCCTGTGGAAATTGGCGTTCTCTTGACACTTCACACATTTTTTGACGAACTCCTTGGAGTCTGCCATCATTGACGGCCAATAGTATCCGGCTCGAATTAATTTTCTTGCTAGGGCTTTGCCTCCTATGTGGTGTCCGCAGCAGCCTTCAtggacttccctgaggacgtaGTCCGTTTGGTCGGGGTGTAAGCACTTCAGTAGGGGCTGGTTGGACCCTTTCTTGAATAGCTGTCCTTGAATGACTGCGTATTTGGCTGCTTCCCTTCTCAGTTTCACGACGTCCTTTTCGTCGTCAGGGAGTTTGCCATTTTCTAGGAAGCtggtgatggggtctagccatgaAGAGCCCAGCCTTGACAAATGCAAGGTGACCGCCGGTTCCCTCGTCATAccttggatgagagaccggTTGCCTTCTCCCGGTTTAGTGCTGGCCAATTTTGATAGGAGGtctgcccgtgtgttcctttctctggGCACGTGGTGGACCGTGACCTCCTCAAATTTTTTGCTTAAGTTCTTTACTTTTTTCAAGTACTTTTGTAATAACGAGTCTTTGGCTTGATAGCTCCCGTTTACCTGGGAGGTGACGACCTGGGAATCGCTGCATATTTCCAGTCTTGTTGCTCCGACTTCCGCTGCTAGGGTTAAGCCCCCTATaagggcttcgtattctgcctggttgttcgaAATGGGGAATTCGAACCTGATCGACTGCTCGTATACGACTCCAACCGGGCTTTCCAGGATGATCCCGGTGCCCCCAGACGTCTGGTTTGAGGCTCCGTCCAcgtggagcttccaccgtgtgcTCGTTTCTTCGGTTGGATCCCCCGTTACTTCTACTAGAAAATCTGCCATCGCCtgcgccttgatggcttgccggggTTCGTATCGTATGTCGTATTGGAAAAGTTCAATAGACCAAGTCATCATCCTTCCCGCCAAGTCGGGTTTTTGAAGTACTTGCCGGATTCCCTGGTCCGTTCTTACGACAACCTGGTGACCTTGGAAGTATTGCTTTAACCTCCGTGAGGAGGTCAAGAGTGCTAGAGCTAGCTTTTCCAGTTTGCTGTACCTTAATTCTGCCCTTTGCAGGGCTCTGCTTACGAAATAGACTGGTTGTTGAGCCCACCCTTCTTCTCGCACCAGAACTACGGCCAGGGCTTCTCCTGTTATGGCGAGGTACAGGTATAATGGCTCCCCGTCCTTTGGCTTCCCGAGCACAGGTGGTGCCGccaggatttccttgaagtgcCGACAGGCTTCCTCACATGCGGGTGTCCACTCGAACGCtatccctttcttcatgaggttaaaGAACGGTAGGGCCTTTGTTGCCGATGCTCCGAGAAACCGGGATAATGAGGTCAGCCGCCCTGCCAACCTTTGGACGTCCTTGATACAACCTGGGCTCTTCATCtggagtatcgcttggcatttctccgggttggcttctacccctctctgagttatcatGAATCCTAGGAACTTTCCagcttccatggcgaaggcaCATTTGAGGGGATTCAGCCTCATGCCGTATTGTTGGAGAGACGCGAATACATTTGCCAGATCATTCAGGAGGTCGTCGAGTCGCGTTGTTTTCGCGAGGATGTCGTCCACATAGACTTCCACTGTCTTGCCTATGAGGTCGTGGAATAtcctgttcatcagcctttggtatgtTGCCCCTGCGTTTTTTAGGCCGAATGGCATCACCTTGTAGCAGAAGGTTCCCCCcggcgttatgaacgccgtcttgtcttcgtctggacggtgcatcggtatctgtttgtaaccggagtaggcgtccatgaagctTAGATAACAGTAGCCCGCCGCAGCATCGACGAGTGCGTCTATGTTAGGGAGGGGGAAACAATCCTTagggcatgctttgttaaggtcagagtagtctacgcacattctccacttgccGTTGTGCTTTTTCACTAGAACTACATTCGAGAGCCACGTCGAGTAGTCTACTTCTCGTATGAAACCTGCTTCTATGAGGCTGGCCGTCTGCCTGGCCACCTCCTCCGTCCTCTCCGTCGACATCTTTCTCCTCCGTTGGGCCACCGGGCGTGCTTCCGACTTGATGGCCAGATGGTGTGACATGATTTTTaggtctatgcccggcatgtcgacCGGTGTCCAGGCGAGCAAATCCCTATTGGCCCTTATCATTTCGACCAAGGGCTCCTTTAACTCATGCGGGAGGTTCTTGTTGATGAACGTGAATTTTTCCTCCGTGTCGCCGATCATGAATTTTTCCAGGTCCCCTTCTGGTTCTGGTCTGGGTTTGTCGTCTACTCTAGCGTCCAGGTCAGCTAGGAACACGCCGGACGCCTCTTTGGATTTCTTTCTTAGGGAGAGGCTGGCATTGTCGCAAGCGACTACCGTCTCAAGATCCCCTCTTATGGACCCTATAGATCCGTCATCGGTAACGAACTTCATGACTAGCAGCTTCGTGTTGATTATCGCTTCAACATCGTTAATCGTCTTCCTTCTCAAGATGATATTATAGGCGGTGGAATTTCGGAGGATCACGAACTCGGCCATCGCCGATCTTCGGCCTTGAGTCTGTCCCACTGAGATTGGCAGGGATATTACTCCATCAggtttgatgaagtggtcgcccAATCCAATGACCCCGTGCTGGTGAGTCGTCAGATCGGCGTCCCTTAGTCCCAGTGCGTCAAATacgttgcggaacatgatgTTCGAGTCAGCCCCTGTGTCGACAAGGATGCGTTTGACGAGACCGGTTCCCACTTTGGCCGTGATGACCATGGGTGGGTTTTCCGGGGCGTCGTCGAACCATTGGTCTTCCGGGCCGAAAGAAATGGATGGAGGCTTCTTAGAGTTTCGCACCAATGAGGAGGAGACCGCCAAGACCTTAGCATCTTTCTTGTGCGCCGATCGTGACCTTGGCGCGGCGTTTTTGGCCGTCACCACGTTTATCACGGTGAGGCCGTGATCTCTGTCTTCTGGCTCTTGTCGCCGCTTTGCCGAACGGGTTTTGCCTTCTTCTTCTTGGTCGCGATAACGCCTCCTCGGCTCCCTGATAAGATGGGAGAATGCTGCTAGCTTACCTTCCCTTATCGCTTGTTCTAGCGCATCCTTCAGGTCAAAGCAGTCCTGTGTTTGGTGACCGTAACCTTTGTGGTAGTCACAATAGAAGTTCTTGTTTCCTCCCGTACGGTCCTTGAGTGGTCTGGGCTTTGGCAGGATTCCTTTCTCGGCTATTTGTtgataaacttccatgatgggAAGAGTGAGCGGGGTGTAGTTGGTAAATTTCCCGACCCGGGGGAACGGCCTGGGTGCCTTGCTTGGCGCCTCCTCCCTGGTTTGTTCCTTCAGTCTTTCTCCGTTACCTTGTTGCCGAGGTTGGCTGTAGCCGGACTGCCGtttattggcagccacgactcggctgacttcctcATCGTTTATATACTCTTTGGCTACCGTTTGGATCTCGTGCATCATCCAAACTGGTTTCGTGGTAAGGTGTTTTCGAAAGttctcgttgaggaggccgttcgtcaggcaaaggctggccaccgaatcggttaggccgtcgatttccaagcattcgtcgttgaaccgatccaggtattttctggtcGGCTCTCCCTGTCTCTGGGTTACCCCCAGAAGGTTGATCGGGTGCTTTGCCTTTGCTATTCGTGTTGTAAACTGGGCCAGGAATGCACGACTGATATCCGAAAACCCATGGATGGACCCTTGcgggaggccgttaaaccatctGATCGCGGGTCCCGCTAGGGTTACCGGGAAGGCTCGGCACCTCACCTCGTCCCCTACTCCCTCTAGATTCATCCTTGCTTCGAAGGCCGTGAGGTGTTCTAGAGGGTCCTGAGTtccgtcgtacctcatgtccgttggtttgTCGAAGTGCTTCGGCAACCGGACTTCGAGGATGGATCGGTGGAATGGGGTGGCGCCCATTATCACGGGTTGTCGTGTCCTCTCGGACCTCCCTTCCCCGTGTTCGCGGTCTCGTGCCGTGCGGCGCGTTTCCCTACCTCGGAAGTAGATGATCGTGTCATTTCGTCTTCTCGGGATCGGGGACTCTTCACGGGTGCTCTCCGCTTCCGTTCGGGATGCGGAGGCGCGTCGTAGACGGCTTCGGTGGGAGTCTTTCTCTTGGCTTTCAGGGGATGGGGTGTAGTTGGGATCGGTGGTTCGTCCGTCACGCTCCTGGTTGGCCAGTTGTCGTTCCAGATTCTGGACCCTGTGACGTAGCTCCTGCATTATTATGGTGCTGTCGCCGCCCGTTCCCCCGAAGGGTCGCGTCCTTGTGTGCGGTTCAGTGTGTTGTCGGGGGGACCTTTGCCGTCCTCTTAGTGAGGCGACAGAGGCCGCCCCTTCCGCTCCGGCTCCTCGGCCTTGGTCTCCGAGACCCGGCACAACGTCCATTAAGGCAGtgcccacagacggcgccaatgttcggttGTCGGTTGCCGGACGGGTCGGGTGGTTATTGGAGGGGTGAGAACGCCTCAATCGCGGTCGTACTGGGTTCGGATTTGCCGTGTAGCCAAGCTCCCGTTGTGAAAGGAAAgagggggtgccacctgcaaagacactccgacgctctagtcagcTAGTGTGCAGGCGGGGAAAATGATAGGTGAAAAagtgacgtaccttgggggaaGGGCAGGTCCTTCCCCATTTATACCGTGTCAGAGGTGGGCCCTTCAAGGACAGGCCCACCTTCTTCGAAGCTTCCTTACAGCTGCTGTGGAGAGCTGTcaaggacgcgtgtccgggtcgcgTAGTGGATTATACGTGCCCAACCGCTCGGGTCGGGTCCTCAATGGGTCGGGTTGACCCGCGAGTAGCctgggccaggccgtaacaaAATCTATGTATTAGAGTATAGGGACAACTACTCCAACTACACATGTAAATATTTTTGGAGTagtatataacaataataattatttttttcattaaaatatttaatttgagagcattagaattttttttacttcATTTTTACCACTAGATAGTTAACTTGAGCATATCATTTTAGATATAAGCTTTTGTGACCAATTCTTGAACTTAAATAaaattagtgttttttttttaaattgattaacATTTAAAAGCATATTTTATCTatgaatattttcttttttaaagtaAGCTTGAATTTTTTTGTAACAACTACATCGGTCGAAagaatttttttagttataaatattttaaacagTCGATTTCGTAATcgtaagaaaaataaattttcaaatgattattttataacatatatataaagagagatatttaattatattcatactttaaaaattatgcatttttttaaatatgaaaCTTAAAATAATCGAATTCTAAAGTATATATCgttatttatattattagtttaatattttaatttattagctaaataattttaaaactaatcatattttataataccataatataattagaagaattaggtttaattttttattagtctttataattttattaaatttttatttaagtccttataatttaaaattttattatgttaattttttatattagataaaaaattctcaattaggatctttttaacttttttttaatatttgtttttatattCAATGTACGATgatttatgaaattttttaagCAAAATATTTAAAGATTAATGTATACTTTTTCAAAGATAACTACTAAGGATCtaattaaacaatttttttaccTAATATAATGATCCGGTTATAAACTCTTAAACTATAAGAAcctaactaaaaaattattaaattataagaaCTAACAAGTACTTAAaccaataaattattaatatcttttatatattttatcttaattGTCAAAATTTCTGAATTTGTCATTATTTTAAAATCTCATGGTAAAAACGAATAAAGTGAAAATTTTATGTTGTGGGATAAATATATACCACGtgacaataataaaaatttatttataaacatATGAAAATCTGTTGAATTAAATAACgtcaaaatattaattattgaataatttttcatctatttattaattatatatatatatatatatatatatattattaatagcTACTAATGtgactattaattttttttataacttaAATACATAGTAAATGTAAAACTAATCAACATGGTAAAGAGATTATCTTTTAACCAAGATGTTTTTTGTTACGCTTTCGAAATAGGaagcatattttttataaattatatatgtttctaaaattctagaaaaaaaaattatacactAAACTCTTAATATTCCAATTATAtagttctttttaattttttaattagtctttataattttattaatttttaattaaattcttatagCTTACAAGTTTGTAATTAAATTTCCTagatcaaaatttttaattagatatttttttaattataatttcttttttaaaatacacttttctttttttttttcttggttaatggaagggGCCTAAACccaacaaaaacacaaaaaagtcCATATTACCaacatataattaaaatcatcatAATtacttattactattattacaCATTAGGATAATTTAACAATGCATGTGATTGGTTCAACTTCAACAGACCATTCCTGTAATGTCCTGCAGAATCCTGCAAAAAATATCCCCCTCCATCAATACTTGTTGTACTAAGGCGTTGCTAACACTTGTCTACACAAGTAGATAAAATTTTTCTGTCTACATAAGAGAATTTaccttatttttatttattttttacttacTTTATTTTTCAGGTAGTGTTACGATGATGAAATTAAaggaataatttttttatttgctaAAGAAACGTGGAAAAATAGATTGATAAACACGTGTTAAGTGATTTTTCAAAGAACAACAGTCTTGACTAAAAACAGAAGCTACAGAATGTGATAGATAAAGAAGAATTAATCAGATAAgtattattttatgttaatgattatgattaaatttttgggttttttcaTTTCAGATTCagtaatattttttgtaattaaattatttttgcaAAATAAATAGATTAGAATAGGGTTGTAACTCTTCTTTCTTTATGGGTTTAGTCTCcgtttaataataataataataacaacaactaCTGTATGAAAAGAAGTATTGAAAGATTTAGAATAACTCAGACTCTCTATCGGTGTTAGGAGGGCAAAGGCTGACGGCAGGAGACGCTGAAAGGcctgaaaaattgaagaatacGAAGGAAAAGCAACAGAAGCAGAGCTAATTAATGTCAGTACTATTTACCCAGGTAAGCTTTTCCAACAAAACACATTGATTGAGTCCGAATATTTTCTATAGGAATACATATAATTGATGAAGAAGTATACCTAATAGACTTGGTGTATTTGTGTCATCTTTGGAGACATAAAGCAACAGAAGCAGAGCTAATAATGTCAGTACTATTTACCCAGGTAAGCTTTTCCAACAAAACACATTGATTGAGTCCGAATATTTTCTATAGGAATACATATAATTGATGAAGAAGTATACCTAATAGACTTGGTGTATTTGTGTCATCTTTGGAGACAttgaacaataataataataataataatgaaaacaataataacaataataataatgataataatagtGTTGGGCTAAGTAACCTCCATACCACGTTCtgcattatttttttgttttcaaatgaTTGCAATATCTCTCGTGAGTCGTGACCACCTCCATTTGGTTTGAGGCAGTAGAATCCAACTCATGTAACATATTTGGTAATATTTTGAATTTGGCTTTGTGACCATGATCATCATTAACACTGATGTTTTAACCGATCCTGTTATCTTTGCCTTGTTGTTTTTATAATGTTAAATTTAAGTGGTTCAATATTTATGAAGCACACATAGTGTTTAGGTTGTTAACTGAAACTGGGCAATGAGTTTTATTAATGGTAAAATGGTTGGATCAAATTAAAAATCTAGAATATCATGGATCATTTTTTTTGTCTCAGCGTATTATATCTAATATTAAACTTGTTCATTCATGTGGACCTAAGATGGTCCATAGTGAGTCATATATTTGGCATGACCAAGTGTAGTGAAGAAAAGATAGTGTAACATTTTATTTAAAACATCAATCTATTGAGGAACATTCACAGTCTGTCATATAACAATATTTTTGTGTGCATACAACAAAGACCACTATTAATAGAGCAAAAAATTTATCACCAGCAACTATGGACACAAAAAATTCCTGCAATCCAAAATTCAGTTGATGCGTTTaacgtaaaaaaaatgttaatcGGCAACTATGGACACAAGACATATCTTCAACCCAGATTGTATGTCATGCATCTCGTACCAAAAATGGAGCACCGAATCTATAAACGCGAGAAATTTCATTATCCCATACTTCAGTTGATGCATTTGAAGAATGTTCCAACACCAAAAAAATGTTGTTAGTGCACAAGGTTTAAGGATTAAGTGGTCTCGTAGGGCTACGATTCCTCTTTTTTAGTTTAACTTCTTTCATGTATGAACAAATCATGTTCCTTCCCAAAATTGGACGATCTTCTGTTGAACTTTTTCTGAAATTGGGTTATGGTTACCCATAACCAGATCAACAACAATTGTCATTTTAGTGGTGTCGTTGATCTCCTAAAACGGGAATGCACAAGGGTAACAATTATAGCATCCTTGTTATGAAATAAACTTGAACTTAAATCAAATAGAAGACACAACCTAACCATAAACCATTTAAGTTGCTAACTTGTAAGTCGTAAGATGCCCATAAATCATATTAGATCATCCACTCTGCAACTCAAACCCCGCAGTCCATGCTGCAAACACGAACCAATTATAACGATTAAAGTAAAAATGGCAGAATGATACAAGTCAAGGAAGTAACAACATACGAGTCCTCAGCCTACTGAAAAATGTGTGGCTCATGGATCATGAATTTTGAAATACACTTCGCAATACTAGTTTTATATTCGTATACTGTTTTGTCAGATAACAATAAGTCAAGTAAACGAGTCTACATTGTCAAGTGAGATATAATGGTCAGAAACATATTTTTAGACACAGTGACATAACTTGATGTTACATGATTTAGGGTGATGTCACAAAAGTTGCAACAAGTATCCAACATCACGTCAAAAATTACATGAGAAATTACATGTTAATGAAACTCATTATGATTTTGGACTTTTTAGGCTGAAAGTTCCATATTTTTTATAATGGaggaatttgtttatttttagttggctgaaagaataaaaaaaatataataatggtCTTACTGAGAATCATGGCACTGGGCCGTGATTGTGTATAAGGAAAATTTGAAGGATTCACAAGTGAAAATTGCATGTCAAAAAATCCATCATTGCCATAATGATGGTGCATTGGAGAATATGTTTTAACCGGATCATTACTGGAAATCGAGGCCTATCCTCAACCAAAACTGTCGGATTATCACCAGGCTTTAAATAATTTACTTTGAGTATAGAATTTGGTCCAATTCCAAACTCAATTGTTACCAATGTGAACGGTTTTGATGAAACAAGAATGAAGCCAGGGCCAATCTTCTTCCCAGCTACAAAAGGAGGGGCAATGACGGTGTCCAACGAGAACTCACGAGGCTTGTCTCCGTCAATGTGTTCTAGAAGAGCGGCCGAGACTCTTTTAAGGGATTGGATGTAAGCGATGTGTCCGGTGACGAATGAGTATTGTTTAGgaattttttattacatttttttcaaattttttattaattaacttttgttattttattttagatttatatatatatacttaaatTATGTGActtgatttttaaaataaagataattttGTTGGCAgatattattttgaacaattctattaaattaaaaatttagaaaaaaagtaaaaaaaaaatattgtagtttgactattttttatttttatttggtttttaattatctattttattaattttaattatttttttaaaaagcaTTAAGCGGGCTAGCCCGCCAAACTGCCATAAAACTGAACGGGCTAGTATTTAAAATTGACTTTGCTTGGTGTCCTAGCGTGATAAGACGGTCTACCTGCTCTGTCATGCCTAATAATGACTAAAGTAGTAATTAatgagtttttttatttataataaatgaTAGATTATATTTTGTTTAGGGTTGTAAACAATGGAATGCTTGTGGTATTGtaagaatataaaattatatgataAGAATGACAAAATACCATTGTAATTACTCAAATATTAGTGGTATTATTTGTGTTCAGGATGAAGAGATAATATGTAATAcgaataatttttaaatagtaaatctgtaataaagaataaaatcaaaaaatcaaaaaatatttctgTAACACTTTAAAAATATGTTTAGAATTTAAAATGATTTATCACCCACCCAAATTATAATAATTGATTAGGGTCGtcttaaaaagaagataatgtTAAAGAGAAAGTTGTGAATGGAAGAgtaaatcaaataattatttattattaaaataataaatacaattAGATGATGAAAATATTGGTGcaagaatttatttttattataaaataaaaagatattgttTACTGagatttactttttttatttcatgCAACTTTTTTTTACACTTAGCTTAGTAATTAAATGAATTGTGTGTCTCATATCTCAATTAGATATATTTTTGTActatttgaattctattgatatatttttattttttgaattaatctaattttatttaagtaatttgaaatttttaatttagatagaTATACATTAAGTTAATAATTTAATACGAATAcgttatttaaattttttaattaaaaaaaataatatgcttattttttaatttaaaaacttagtttatcaaaataaaataaaattgttaatttaaattacaaccatttaaattttaaatcaaattttctaTAAAtgtaaattatttaaataaagttagattaattaaaaaataaaaacaacaaTGATTATCATCCGTTACATCCAACTCAATTCACTGACCTCATACCCTAGTACGCACTTGCTGCGGGTGCTTTTtgtgttattgttattattattttgtagatccatatcatatttttttcaccTCCATATCATGTTTttgtgttattattattattattattattattattattattattattattattaaacagGAACTAAGttcagagagaaagaagagttACAATACTATTTCAATCcatttattttgtaaaaataattcAGCTGCAATAAATATTACTGGActcaaaataaaaagataaaaaatttaattataatcattaacataaaataatagttatctgattaatttaatttatttgtcacaTTCTGCAGCTTTTGCTTCTAATTAGGATTGTCGTTTTTTGAAAAACTAGTTAACATGTGTTCATCAGCCTACTTCTTCATGTTTTTTcagcaaataaaaaaaaaatcattcttTTTATTACCGTAGCGCTATCTTTATTATTTAGCATTTCAGTTTTTGATATTAAAGttttataaaatatctttttcttttttttttcttaaaaagggagaaaaattaaaaaagaacaaTGAATTTGGTATATAAGAATTTTGGAACAAAtgtgaaaattgaaaaataatgagAATTATGGAATGATTTTACATAGTTTTcgtgatttaaaaaaaataaaaatcaagttTATTATTGTAATGCAAATTGGATTGTAGTTGACTTGATTTCTTAGTATATGTGTTGATTCATAAACTTTTTGTATGGGACTTTAATATTagattattttatttacaactttattatataattatactataatATACTTATTATAGTTaaatcacattttttattttattttatatactcttgcattattctaaaaaataaaatcacatatctttatttttatgatgtaatttaatataaaaggtcTATAATAAGTtcttaatttaataatattttaatattaaatatttttcgtTAAACTTATCATATCTGTGCATCTGCATCGCATGGCGCACTTCACTAGTATtgaactaaattaaattattgtaTGTGTGTTAAATTGAGCAAAATgactttatttaatttaatatttgtaatttttatgtcaaaaaatatttataattttatgtatataatatttattcaaaaaataattaataaatataaacaaaagcaaaaaaaaaagttatgacTACCTTTAATCTCCAAATTTTAGTCCTAAATATTTTCGTATATAGTTAACAATGTATAGGATGAACTAATAAGAAGGAAGAAAATCTTAAGATAAGTGAATGGTCTCGTGAAAACATAAAATgaacaaatataattttaattttttttttaatcaaagaTAAGGAACTCAAATTTGCAATCTTTTAAGtgagtataaaaatattatgccatttgaattataatttattgatcaTTTTGTATCTTACTAAATTCTGAATAAGACTTTTTAATTAAGAGCTCTTGCTTATAGGCATTTTGTGTAAAAAAgtataaacttttaaaattacaaataaatgcatttaaaaaaaaaatatagcgGCCATGAACAAGTTACACACATTTTAAAGAATATAAGTTAAcagagatattttttattagaattaacTTGAAGTTGTAAAATAGCATTGAGCATtactctttcttttctttttttttcctttttaattttgtttgaagGAATCTGTAATTCCAAGGAAATTATGGCATTCATTAACATAAACAACTGTCCTGGTAAATAATATACTATGAACACATAAAAAAACTCATACTGATAAAGGACGtgtctttttttatattaattgataaatataataaataaataaattgaagaCAAATTGTAAGGACAAAAAAtgacaaattattttattatttgaattattaGATGTACAACCAAATCATCATACTCATCATGAAGGTCATCCACATATACAAGtgaatacaaaaatataaaattaataaacacCATAAATATTgagagaaacaaaaaaaaacgcAACTCGTCGATAAAAAAAAAG includes:
- the LOC130962591 gene encoding uncharacterized protein LOC130962591, producing MKSPGCIKDVQRLAGRLTSLSRFLGASATKALPFFNLMKKGIAFEWTPACEEACRHFKEILAAPPVLGKPKDGEPLYLYLAITGEALAVVLVREEGWAQQPVYFVSRALQRAELRYSKLEKLALALLTSSRRLKQYFQGHQVVVRTDQGIRQVLQKPDLAGRMMTWSIELFQYDIRYEPRQAIKAQAMADFLVEVTGDPTEETSTRWKLHVDGASNQTSGGTGIILESPVGVVYEQSIRFEFPISNNQAEYEALIGGLTLAAEVGATRLEICSDSQVVTSQVNGSYQAKDSLLQKYLKKVKNLSKKFEEVTVHHVPRERNTRADLLSKLASTKPGEGNRSLIQGMTREPAVTLHLSRLGSSWLDPITSFLENGKLPDDEKDVVKLRREAAKYAVIQGQLFKKGSNQPLLKCLHPDQTDYVLREVHEGCCGHHIGGKALARKLIRAGYYWPSMMADSKEFVKKCVKCQENANFHRAPASELSLLTFSRPFSQWGVDLLGPFPVGPGQVKYLIATIDYYTKWIEAEPLASISSSNCKKFMWRQVITRFGIPEVIISDNGTQFTDKKFTEFLTGLGIRQKFSSVEHPQTNGQVESANKIILLGLKKRLDNKKGAWADELASVLWSYRTTEQSSTKETPFRLTYGLDAVIPVEIGEPSPRLLLKGVEEAVEKDLIDEAREMVHLTETAIKQRMALRYNTKVLKREFEPNDLVLRRNDIGPPTPGAGKLAANWEGPYKIKKVMGKGAFKLERLDDNPFHHNSTTMRGPGTDHPGSPSTAAIANDYTKRPRPVNINDSYKPITVNRNDNTTRRIRKY